One region of Danio rerio strain Tuebingen ecotype United States chromosome 5, GRCz12tu, whole genome shotgun sequence genomic DNA includes:
- the LOC110438663 gene encoding uncharacterized protein isoform X5 has protein sequence MEYIWTLIDFFKGDRSNCSRPVAENTSSGGNKRKAEEAFQDDKDQEDLMPAKRCKPPQFPDENDEPGPSSGGRKRKVKEAFQDDEDQEDLMPAKRCKPTQFPDESDEPGPSSGGRKRKVEKAFQDDEDQEDLMPAKRCKPTQFPDESDEPGPSSGGRKRKVKEAFQDDEDQEDLMPAKRCKPTQFPDESDEPGPSSGGRKRKVEKAFQDDDDQEDLMPAKRCKPTQFPDESYEPGPSSGGRKRKVEKAFQDDEDQEDLMPAKRCKPTQFPDESDEPGPSSGGRGRKRKVEEAFEDDEDQENLMLTTWREPPQFPDDSDESGTSSDEGASQDDEDLDDFQDPSQFPNEDDEDEDDSSKCKSDVRTTDSSQGSPLDNYELGRKLGKGHTGTVYLATRKSDGKKVALKFVHESDLDPEYIVEMPGYAYYAPLEAELLLDLQTSPICPHIIELYDFFDVGEHYIYVLEYMQPSMTLTAFIRRNNGRLTESVARHLTLQILLALQNCLEHGIYHKAVHEDNILVNPKTLQVKLIDFGNSDYFRGRLKPHVGLDQIYCRCYQHSRLVKSCGLRPVHFALEENVTSVARLLARMVNGYWPLRSVVEYPRFHPSVSKECRDLLTMCFRFHIKFGPTIEDVIDHKWFSMKEKDI, from the exons ATGGAGTACATTTGGacattgattgatttttttaaaggggacaGAAGCAATTGTTCCCGCCCTGTAGCAGAAAACACCAGCTCAG GAGGCAATAAAAGAAAAGCAGAGGAAGCTTTTCAGGATGATAAAGATCAGGAGGACTTGATGCCAGCAAAACGCTGTAAACCACCACAGTTCCCTGATGAAAATGATGAACCCGGCCCCAGCTCAG GAGGCAGGAAAAGAAAAGTCAAAGAAGCTTTTCAGGATGACGAAGATCAGGAGGACTTGATGCCGGCAAAACGCTGTAAACCAACACAGTTCCCTGATGAAAGTGATGAACCCGGCCCCAGCTCAG gaggcagaaaaagaaaagttgagAAAGCTTTTCAGGATGACGAAGATCAGGAGGACTTGATGCCAGCAAAACGCTGTAAACCAACACAGTTCCCTGATGAAAGTGATGAACCCGGCCCCAGCTCAG gaggcagaaaaagaaaagtcaaaGAAGCTTTTCAGGATGACGAAGATCAGGAGGACTTGATGCCAGCAAAACGCTGTAAACCAACACAGTTCCCTGATGAAAGTGATGAACCCGGCCCCAGCTCAG gaggcagaaaaagaaaagttgagAAAGCTTTTCAGGATGACGACGATCAGGAGGACTTGATGCCAGCAAAACGCTGTAAACCAACACAGTTCCCTGACGAAAGTTATGAACCCGGCCCCAGCTCAG gaggcagaaaaagaaaagttgagaaagcttttcaggatgatgaagatcagGAGGACTTGATGCCAGCAAAACGCTGTAAACCAACACAGTTCCCTGATGAAAGTGATGAACCCGGCCCCAGCTCAG GAGGCAGAGGCAGAAAAAGAAAGGTCGAGGAAGCTTttgaggatgatgaagatcagGAGAACTTGATGCTGACAACATGGCGTGAACCACCACAGTTCCCTGATGACAGTGATGAATCCGGCACCAGCTCAG ATGAAGGAGCTTCtcaggatgatgaagatctgGATGACTTCCAGGATCCGTCACAGTTCCctaatgaagatgatgaagatgaggatgattcTTCCAAATGCAAGTCAGATGTTAGAACAACAGACTCCAGCCAAG gatCTCCTCTTGACAATTATGAGCTTGGAAGGAAGCTGGGAAAGGGACACACTGGCACTGTCTACTTGGCAACACGCAAATCTGATGGAAAAAAG GTTGCCCTGAAATTCGTTCATGAGTCAGACTTAGATCCAGAATACATAGTGGAGATG CCTGGATATGCCTATTATGCACCTTTGGAGGCTGAACTACTTCTTGACCTGCAGACGTCTCCCATATGTCCCCACATCATAGAGTTATATGACTTTTTTGACGTGGGAGAACATTATATCTATGTCCTGGAGTACATGCAGCCGAGCATGACCTTGACTGCATTCATCAGAAGAAACAATGGCCGCTTGACTGAAAGTGTAGCACGTCACCTGACCCTGCAGATCCTACTTGCATTACAGAACTGCTTGGAGCATGGCATTTACCATAAAGCAGTCCATGAAGATAACATCCTGGTGAATCCAAAGACCCTTCAAGTCAAGTTGATTGATTTTGGCAACAGTGACTATTTTCGGGGCCGCTTAAAACCGCACGTTG GACTTGACCAGATCTACTGCAGATGTTACCAGCATTCTCGTCTAGTAAAATCTTGTGGCTTAAGGCCTGTACATTTTGCTCTAGAAGAAAATGTTACGTCTGTGGCAAGACTCCTGGCAAGGATGGTGAATGGATATTGGCCCCTTCGCTCTGTGGTTGAGTATCCAAGATTTCACCCCAGTGTATCCAAAG AATGCCGAGATCTGCTGACGATGTGCTTCAGATTCCATATTAAATTTGGACCCACTATAGAGGATGTTATTGATCATAAGTGGTTCAGCATGAAAGAGAAAGACATCTAA
- the LOC110438663 gene encoding uncharacterized protein isoform X12, protein MEYIWTLIDFFKGDRSNCSRPVAENTSSGGNKRKAEEAFQDDKDQEDLMPAKRCKPPQFPDENDEPGPSSGGRKRKVEKAFQDDEDQEDLMPAKRCKPTQFPDESDEPGPSSGGRKRKVKEAFQDDEDQEDLMPAKRCKPTQFPDESDEPGPSSGGRKRKVEKAFQDDEDQEDLMPAKRCKPTQFPDESDEPGPSSGGRGRKRKVEEAFEDDEDQENLMLTTWREPPQFPDDSDESGTSSDEGASQDDEDLDDFQDPSQFPNEDDEDEDDSSKCKSDVRTTDSSQGSPLDNYELGRKLGKGHTGTVYLATRKSDGKKVALKFVHESDLDPEYIVEMPGYAYYAPLEAELLLDLQTSPICPHIIELYDFFDVGEHYIYVLEYMQPSMTLTAFIRRNNGRLTESVARHLTLQILLALQNCLEHGIYHKAVHEDNILVNPKTLQVKLIDFGNSDYFRGRLKPHVGLDQIYCRCYQHSRLVKSCGLRPVHFALEENVTSVARLLARMVNGYWPLRSVVEYPRFHPSVSKECRDLLTMCFRFHIKFGPTIEDVIDHKWFSMKEKDI, encoded by the exons ATGGAGTACATTTGGacattgattgatttttttaaaggggacaGAAGCAATTGTTCCCGCCCTGTAGCAGAAAACACCAGCTCAG GAGGCAATAAAAGAAAAGCAGAGGAAGCTTTTCAGGATGATAAAGATCAGGAGGACTTGATGCCAGCAAAACGCTGTAAACCACCACAGTTCCCTGATGAAAATGATGAACCCGGCCCCAGCTCAG gaggcagaaaaagaaaagttgagAAAGCTTTTCAGGATGACGAAGATCAGGAGGACTTGATGCCAGCAAAACGCTGTAAACCAACACAGTTCCCTGATGAAAGTGATGAACCCGGCCCCAGCTCAG gaggcagaaaaagaaaagtcaaaGAAGCTTTTCAGGATGACGAAGATCAGGAGGACTTGATGCCAGCAAAACGCTGTAAACCAACACAGTTCCCTGATGAAAGTGATGAACCCGGCCCCAGCTCAG gaggcagaaaaagaaaagttgagaaagcttttcaggatgatgaagatcagGAGGACTTGATGCCAGCAAAACGCTGTAAACCAACACAGTTCCCTGATGAAAGTGATGAACCCGGCCCCAGCTCAG GAGGCAGAGGCAGAAAAAGAAAGGTCGAGGAAGCTTttgaggatgatgaagatcagGAGAACTTGATGCTGACAACATGGCGTGAACCACCACAGTTCCCTGATGACAGTGATGAATCCGGCACCAGCTCAG ATGAAGGAGCTTCtcaggatgatgaagatctgGATGACTTCCAGGATCCGTCACAGTTCCctaatgaagatgatgaagatgaggatgattcTTCCAAATGCAAGTCAGATGTTAGAACAACAGACTCCAGCCAAG gatCTCCTCTTGACAATTATGAGCTTGGAAGGAAGCTGGGAAAGGGACACACTGGCACTGTCTACTTGGCAACACGCAAATCTGATGGAAAAAAG GTTGCCCTGAAATTCGTTCATGAGTCAGACTTAGATCCAGAATACATAGTGGAGATG CCTGGATATGCCTATTATGCACCTTTGGAGGCTGAACTACTTCTTGACCTGCAGACGTCTCCCATATGTCCCCACATCATAGAGTTATATGACTTTTTTGACGTGGGAGAACATTATATCTATGTCCTGGAGTACATGCAGCCGAGCATGACCTTGACTGCATTCATCAGAAGAAACAATGGCCGCTTGACTGAAAGTGTAGCACGTCACCTGACCCTGCAGATCCTACTTGCATTACAGAACTGCTTGGAGCATGGCATTTACCATAAAGCAGTCCATGAAGATAACATCCTGGTGAATCCAAAGACCCTTCAAGTCAAGTTGATTGATTTTGGCAACAGTGACTATTTTCGGGGCCGCTTAAAACCGCACGTTG GACTTGACCAGATCTACTGCAGATGTTACCAGCATTCTCGTCTAGTAAAATCTTGTGGCTTAAGGCCTGTACATTTTGCTCTAGAAGAAAATGTTACGTCTGTGGCAAGACTCCTGGCAAGGATGGTGAATGGATATTGGCCCCTTCGCTCTGTGGTTGAGTATCCAAGATTTCACCCCAGTGTATCCAAAG AATGCCGAGATCTGCTGACGATGTGCTTCAGATTCCATATTAAATTTGGACCCACTATAGAGGATGTTATTGATCATAAGTGGTTCAGCATGAAAGAGAAAGACATCTAA